In Cytophagales bacterium, the following are encoded in one genomic region:
- a CDS encoding Na+/H+ antiporter NhaC family protein: MNLEENQQTTRLDFYGGLPGCLLPFVVFLSGVIILALSGAPDERGFWPILIFALGLGLLLAKDRKSFSEVVITGMSQRIIMIMITAWMLASTIGILMTRTGFVEALIWISVQMHLGPVGFLLATLLICCIVSLSTGSSFATILICSPLLYPAGGIVGVHLPLLAGAILAGATFGDFTAPISDTTIASALSQDAEIGPTVKSRLKYSMPIIVLSAIVYMLLQWTMGVEKVMDHSVTGDPGGLPMLLVPVLITFLFLRGKHLLYGLMAGLGFGLVLGLVLGLLPFSELVALDLDNFRATSLIIDGINRSVGISFFTILLMGLVETIKASGVLDKLLEFAANRVRSQKSAQRWISAIASLAVLFTTHSIVAILMVKEFVQETGKQAGISGIHRANLMSMAACVFPFLLPYFIPVILMANMTQTGNEFDLPSLGPLEVGFYNFVSWGLFVVLLLIIVFGTLKRPNAA; the protein is encoded by the coding sequence ATGAACCTGGAAGAAAATCAACAGACGACCCGATTAGATTTCTATGGCGGATTGCCGGGTTGCTTATTACCCTTTGTGGTTTTTCTCTCGGGAGTTATCATTCTGGCATTATCCGGGGCTCCCGATGAACGTGGGTTCTGGCCAATTTTAATTTTTGCTTTAGGCTTAGGTCTGTTGCTCGCCAAAGATCGAAAATCCTTTTCCGAGGTAGTGATCACGGGGATGTCTCAGCGCATCATCATGATCATGATCACTGCCTGGATGTTGGCCAGTACGATTGGTATCCTGATGACCAGGACAGGATTCGTGGAAGCATTGATTTGGATATCTGTTCAAATGCACCTTGGACCTGTAGGTTTTCTATTGGCCACCTTGCTGATCTGTTGTATCGTTTCACTGTCTACCGGTTCTAGTTTCGCTACCATCCTGATCTGCAGCCCATTGTTGTATCCTGCGGGAGGTATAGTAGGCGTGCATTTGCCTTTATTAGCGGGCGCCATACTTGCCGGAGCAACATTTGGAGACTTTACAGCACCCATCTCTGATACTACGATTGCAAGTGCACTTAGTCAGGATGCGGAGATTGGCCCCACGGTCAAAAGCCGGTTGAAGTATTCCATGCCTATAATAGTGCTTTCGGCAATTGTTTATATGTTATTGCAGTGGACCATGGGAGTGGAGAAAGTGATGGACCATTCGGTAACCGGTGACCCTGGAGGACTACCCATGCTATTGGTTCCTGTACTGATCACTTTTCTCTTTTTAAGAGGCAAACATTTGCTATATGGCTTAATGGCCGGATTAGGATTTGGTCTGGTGCTCGGCCTTGTGTTAGGTCTATTGCCTTTTTCTGAGTTAGTAGCTTTGGATCTGGACAATTTCCGTGCGACCAGTTTGATCATCGATGGGATTAATCGTTCGGTAGGTATCAGTTTCTTCACGATTCTGCTCATGGGTTTGGTAGAGACCATTAAGGCGAGTGGTGTTCTCGACAAACTACTTGAATTCGCTGCGAACAGGGTCCGCTCTCAAAAAAGTGCGCAAAGATGGATATCGGCGATTGCTTCTTTGGCGGTACTATTCACTACACACAGCATTGTAGCCATTTTGATGGTCAAGGAATTTGTCCAGGAGACTGGTAAGCAAGCGGGAATTTCTGGCATTCATCGGGCCAACCTCATGAGTATGGCAGCTTGTGTCTTCCCGTTCTTATTGCCCTATTTTATTCCTGTCATTCTCATGGCTAACATGACCCAGACCGGCAATGAATTCGACCTTCCTTCACTTGGTCCGTTGGAGGTTGGCTTTTACAACTTTGTTTCCTGGGGACTATTTGTTGTTTTGTTATTAATCATAGTATTTGGGACTCTGAAAAGGCCCAATGCAGCATGA
- a CDS encoding TIGR04076 family protein, whose protein sequence is MSDQNNLRPDQFELYDLTVEVESIGGNCTCNMTVGDQFFMNGGKISLPEGKDFCLYALQSTIPLLPTKQRKNHPADWMETDARVVCPDPACQLVMRIDRTNSRVLNHDDVSPIEWLPE, encoded by the coding sequence ATGAGTGACCAGAATAATTTAAGGCCAGATCAGTTCGAACTCTATGATCTAACCGTGGAAGTGGAGTCTATCGGAGGGAATTGCACTTGTAACATGACTGTGGGAGATCAGTTTTTCATGAATGGTGGTAAAATCTCCCTGCCAGAAGGAAAGGATTTCTGCTTATACGCGCTACAATCTACGATACCCTTACTGCCAACTAAGCAACGGAAGAACCATCCCGCTGATTGGATGGAAACCGATGCCCGAGTGGTTTGTCCCGATCCCGCCTGTCAGTTGGTGATGCGCATCGATCGGACGAACAGTCGAGTGCTCAATCACGATGATGTGAGTCCTATCGAGTGGTTGCCGGAGTAA
- a CDS encoding glycoside hydrolase family 16 protein — MQRILLSFSVLCLVLFINCGDGGPEAPAGPDINQEPIEEPSYELVWSDEFDGENGALNTENWFHQTLLPDGNSWFNGEVQHYTDRLDNSYVEDGFLHIVAKKEEFIDQGVQRNFTSARLNSKFAFTYGYVEVRAKLPEGNGTWPAIWTLGRNITENGGYWADDFGTTGWPACGEIDIMEHWGFDQNRIQAALHTPSSFGDTQNKGSIVGDDVSNTFHTYAMEWDFDQIKFLYDSTQYYTYFPSFRNPDTWPYTAQQYLLLNIAMGGIGGEIDTDFTESEMVIDYVRVYQKN, encoded by the coding sequence ATGCAGCGAATCTTATTGTCTTTCTCCGTTTTGTGTTTAGTACTGTTTATCAATTGCGGTGATGGTGGCCCTGAGGCACCTGCAGGACCTGATATTAATCAGGAACCCATCGAGGAACCTTCTTACGAATTGGTTTGGAGCGATGAGTTTGATGGTGAAAATGGTGCGTTAAATACCGAGAACTGGTTTCATCAAACGTTGTTGCCAGACGGTAATAGCTGGTTCAATGGGGAAGTTCAGCATTATACAGATCGACTGGACAATTCCTATGTAGAAGACGGTTTCCTGCACATTGTTGCGAAAAAGGAGGAATTTATTGATCAGGGGGTACAAAGAAACTTCACCTCAGCACGATTGAATTCTAAATTTGCCTTTACCTACGGATACGTCGAAGTAAGAGCGAAATTACCAGAAGGTAACGGTACCTGGCCTGCGATCTGGACCTTAGGTCGGAACATCACAGAAAATGGTGGTTACTGGGCAGATGATTTTGGGACGACCGGATGGCCAGCTTGTGGTGAGATTGACATCATGGAGCACTGGGGGTTTGATCAAAACCGCATTCAGGCTGCGTTACACACACCTTCGAGTTTTGGTGATACCCAGAATAAAGGGTCAATCGTTGGTGACGATGTGAGTAACACTTTTCACACGTACGCCATGGAGTGGGATTTTGATCAGATCAAGTTTTTATACGACAGCACACAGTATTATACCTATTTTCCATCGTTCAGAAACCCCGATACCTGGCCTTACACCGCACAACAATACTTGTTGTTGAATATCGCTATGGGCGGGATTGGTGGTGAGATTGATACGGATTTCACAGAAAGTGAAATGGTCATTGATTATGTAAGAGTTTACCAGAAGAATTAA
- a CDS encoding glycosyl hydrolase, which translates to MKKSFVFLGVLFLSTLLLPAQTPQTKLPVDPSFYANYEWRNIGPLRGGRSLGASGSPGRPNEYYFGATGGGLWKTTDGGTNWKPVTDGQITSSSIGAVAVAETNPDIVYIGGGETQLRGSITQGDGVYKTMDGGKTWRHLGLKETQAISRIRVHPTNPDVVYVAALGHPYGDNEERGVFRSTDGGNTWKKVLYVSDKAGAADLIIDRTNPDVLYASTWQVYRKAYKMWGGGPDCKLWKSLDGGDTWIDLTQNPGMPAGPIGKIGVTVSPVDPNRVWAIVEANEGGVFRSDDGGWTWERINDERKLRQRAFYYSRIYADPQDKETVYCLNVRFWKSTDGGKTFDVQIRPPHGDNHDLWIDPNDPNRMINANDGGGTVSINGGQTWTELDFTTTQFYHVMTTSDVPYHVAGAQQDNSTMAMPSDGWGHRQARGHGKGWYYAVGGGESGWITQSPTDPDVFYAGSQGALLTRYNRNTGQIRDIQVYPRFFSGEPSSALPERWQWTFPIMFSPIDPGIMYTCSQHVWKTTNDGQSWEKISPDLTYADPETLGPTGGIITKDMNGPEIYATVFALAPSNHDVNTIWAGSDDGKMHITRNGGKKWIDITPKDLPKFSRISIIEESRYNPGTLYLAANRYQMDDRQPYVFKTTDYGKTWTKIITGIEYGHFARAIREDLQQPGLLYLATEHGVYISFNDGAMWQSLQLNLPDTPIRDLVLRNDDVVLGSHGRGFWIMDDIRPFRNATSLNTRAVTLFEPADAIRGVYDAMIQYYLPEEADSVTMEVLDAQGNVINTFTGTETTYKPDPNLPWWMRGGSSTPTTAKGLNTFTWDLRYPGATSFDGMIIWSARPQRGPMAPIGDYQVRITVNDQSQTQPIGIIMNPNLESVSAADLQEQFDLAIKIRNRTSEANETVIRIRQIREGLQPYLKEQGAMNDKAKEVHARLTDIEVALYQVQNQSPQDPLNFPIKLNNRLASLRRSIENGQAKPTDAAYQVFEELSKELDGHLKTYNEVINTHLKSLNDQLQQAGKEVIE; encoded by the coding sequence ATGAAAAAGTCATTTGTATTCCTCGGAGTTCTGTTCCTGAGCACATTGCTCCTTCCAGCTCAAACTCCACAAACCAAGCTTCCGGTAGATCCTTCCTTTTACGCCAATTATGAATGGAGAAATATCGGTCCGCTCCGTGGTGGAAGATCCTTAGGCGCTTCCGGAAGCCCAGGCCGCCCCAATGAATATTATTTCGGTGCAACCGGAGGTGGACTCTGGAAAACGACCGATGGCGGTACCAACTGGAAACCTGTGACCGATGGCCAAATCACCAGTTCCAGTATTGGAGCTGTTGCAGTGGCAGAAACCAATCCTGACATTGTCTACATCGGTGGTGGTGAAACACAATTAAGAGGAAGTATCACCCAGGGAGATGGCGTTTACAAAACCATGGATGGAGGCAAAACCTGGCGACACCTGGGGTTGAAAGAAACTCAGGCAATTTCAAGGATTCGCGTCCACCCTACTAATCCCGATGTGGTCTATGTAGCAGCTCTGGGTCACCCTTATGGAGACAATGAAGAAAGAGGTGTATTCCGTTCCACAGATGGTGGTAATACCTGGAAAAAAGTATTGTATGTCAGTGATAAAGCTGGTGCTGCCGATCTAATCATCGATAGAACCAATCCGGATGTATTGTATGCATCGACCTGGCAAGTCTATCGTAAAGCCTATAAAATGTGGGGTGGTGGCCCTGATTGTAAACTTTGGAAATCACTGGATGGCGGAGACACCTGGATCGACTTGACACAAAACCCAGGCATGCCTGCAGGTCCAATCGGTAAGATCGGTGTGACCGTTTCACCTGTGGACCCGAATCGTGTTTGGGCCATTGTTGAGGCCAATGAAGGTGGTGTTTTTCGCTCGGATGATGGTGGCTGGACCTGGGAGCGCATCAACGATGAACGTAAACTCCGTCAAAGGGCTTTTTACTATTCCCGCATCTATGCTGATCCCCAAGACAAAGAAACCGTTTATTGTCTGAACGTTCGGTTTTGGAAATCCACTGATGGTGGCAAGACATTCGATGTTCAAATTCGTCCACCTCATGGTGACAACCATGATTTATGGATCGATCCAAATGATCCTAATCGTATGATCAATGCGAATGATGGTGGTGGCACTGTTTCCATTAATGGAGGCCAAACCTGGACAGAGTTAGATTTTACTACTACACAGTTTTATCACGTCATGACGACAAGCGATGTGCCCTATCACGTCGCTGGTGCTCAGCAAGATAATAGTACAATGGCCATGCCCAGTGATGGCTGGGGGCATCGACAAGCCAGGGGTCATGGAAAGGGTTGGTACTACGCCGTAGGCGGTGGAGAAAGTGGTTGGATCACACAGAGTCCAACTGACCCGGATGTCTTTTATGCTGGTAGTCAGGGTGCCTTACTGACCCGTTACAATCGTAATACCGGGCAGATAAGAGATATTCAGGTTTATCCTCGTTTCTTTTCCGGAGAACCTTCCAGTGCGCTACCCGAAAGATGGCAATGGACCTTTCCAATTATGTTCTCCCCCATCGACCCAGGTATCATGTATACGTGCTCACAACACGTATGGAAGACTACCAATGACGGTCAGTCCTGGGAAAAGATCAGCCCGGACCTCACCTATGCCGACCCTGAAACGCTGGGACCAACCGGCGGGATCATTACAAAAGACATGAACGGTCCGGAGATCTATGCAACAGTATTCGCATTAGCTCCATCCAACCACGATGTAAATACTATATGGGCAGGATCGGATGATGGTAAAATGCATATTACTCGAAATGGCGGTAAAAAATGGATAGACATCACTCCAAAAGACTTACCAAAGTTCTCCCGGATCAGTATCATCGAAGAAAGTCGATACAATCCTGGCACCCTCTATCTTGCGGCCAATCGGTACCAGATGGATGACCGGCAACCGTATGTTTTCAAAACCACAGATTACGGCAAAACCTGGACCAAAATCATCACAGGCATCGAGTATGGTCACTTTGCACGTGCGATCAGAGAAGACCTGCAACAGCCTGGACTTCTTTACCTGGCTACTGAGCATGGAGTTTACATCTCTTTCAATGATGGAGCTATGTGGCAATCATTACAGCTCAATTTGCCAGATACACCTATCCGCGACCTGGTCTTGCGCAATGACGATGTGGTCTTAGGTTCTCATGGTCGAGGGTTCTGGATTATGGACGATATTCGACCTTTCCGTAATGCAACCTCGCTCAATACCAGAGCGGTTACGTTATTTGAACCTGCTGATGCGATTCGTGGCGTATATGATGCAATGATTCAGTACTATTTGCCTGAAGAAGCTGATTCGGTAACCATGGAAGTGCTCGATGCTCAGGGAAATGTGATCAACACCTTCACCGGAACTGAAACGACGTACAAACCTGACCCGAATCTGCCCTGGTGGATGCGTGGTGGCAGTAGCACACCCACTACAGCCAAAGGTTTGAACACTTTTACCTGGGATTTGCGATATCCAGGCGCTACTTCGTTTGACGGCATGATCATCTGGAGTGCAAGACCGCAACGTGGCCCTATGGCTCCTATCGGAGATTATCAAGTACGTATAACCGTAAACGATCAATCGCAAACCCAACCTATCGGCATTATCATGAACCCTAACCTGGAAAGCGTATCAGCGGCTGACCTGCAAGAACAGTTTGATCTGGCCATTAAGATTCGAAATCGCACCTCTGAGGCAAATGAAACAGTGATCCGAATCAGACAAATTCGCGAAGGCTTACAGCCATACCTGAAGGAACAAGGAGCAATGAATGACAAGGCAAAGGAAGTACATGCTCGATTGACGGATATCGAGGTGGCATTGTATCAGGTACAGAATCAAAGCCCACAGGACCCACTTAATTTCCCAATCAAGCTGAATAATCGATTAGCCTCATTACGCAGAAGTATCGAGAATGGGCAAGCTAAACCTACAGATGCTGCTTATCAGGTGTTTGAAGAGCTTTCAAAGGAATTAGATGGACATCTTAAAACCTATAATGAGGTGATCAATACTCATCTAAAATCACTGAATGATCAGTTACAACAAGCTGGAAAAGAGGTGATTGAGTAG
- a CDS encoding glycosyl hydrolase: protein MRRITLLLLMICSIAVMGQRKKKNTTTEKEKSPLESASLSGLKFRNVGPAITSGRISDFAVNPNQPKEYYVATSAGGVWKTINGGTTYKPLFDSQGSYSIGVVTMDPNNPNVIWVGTGENNNQRSVGYGDGIYKSEDGGASWTHMGLKNSEHIGSIVVDPENSNRIYVAAIGPLWSKGGDRGLYLSEDGGQTWEATLTVDDHTGVNEVIVHPEDPNTLYATTLQRRRHVFTYIGGGPGSAIYKSSDKGKTWKKINKGLPGVDLGRIGLAISPANPEVIYAIVEAAQGKGGFYRSTNRGASWQKQGGYSSSGNYYQEIVADPKDVNTIYSMNTWLQVSRDGGKTFKVLGEDSKHVDNHCMWIDPDDTNHFLVGCDGGIYESFDAAKTWHYKHNLPITQFYKVALDNAEPFYNIYGGTQDNFSMGGPSRTISGNGIPNSDWYMTHGGDGFESQVDPTNPDIVYAQSQYGFLVRYDRQSGEEVGIKPQARKGEKSYRWNWDAPLHISAHNPARIYFSANKVFRSNDRGNNWDVLSDDLTQQINRNELKVMDRVWGIDAVAKNGSTSPYGTIVAFHESPINENLLVVGTDDGLVQVTTDSGDNWKTVSSIPGAPSRSYVNAVLASQHDENVIYVLFNHHKYGDFKPYVFKSTDLGNTWTSITNNLPERGSSYTIAEDHVDPNLLFVGTEFGAFFSPTGGSEWKQLKAGLPTIAVRDIALQPRENDLVLGTFGRGFYVLDDYSALRGIGSKLDSDGFLASVRDPLLYLPKMPLGLPGQGFQGDSYYRGENLPAVAMFTYYLKDAPKTAKDERQKAESKNKKDGKDNAYPTYDDLKAERSEEAPHLLFTVTDASGNIVRKITRKPSKGLNRIRWDMRFGHDSPISLRGPSFYNPFAGKPEGNLVAPGQYTVTLSMYEKGAFTTVGEPVSFTIKALNNSVLGAQNRDEKLAFQRAVNELQRQVSSVQRRMSEMSNQMRHIEKAILLTEADQEAMFTAYVSLKTSLSDLQTELNGDRTAGTLDIDQIPTVASRIGLLNYEQFNTTSTPTGTHKRVFEIASEEFNPIKAKLDALISGPFKDLQDKLEAAGAPYTPYRIEE from the coding sequence ATGCGACGTATCACCCTGCTTTTGCTTATGATCTGTTCTATCGCCGTGATGGGGCAACGTAAGAAGAAAAACACAACCACCGAGAAGGAAAAATCACCCCTGGAATCTGCCAGTCTTTCTGGCTTAAAATTCCGAAACGTTGGTCCGGCCATTACTTCTGGTCGTATCTCAGACTTTGCGGTGAATCCAAATCAACCAAAAGAATATTACGTGGCCACCTCTGCCGGTGGCGTATGGAAGACCATCAATGGCGGAACTACCTACAAGCCGCTTTTCGATAGTCAAGGCAGCTACTCTATTGGTGTAGTTACCATGGACCCTAACAACCCTAATGTCATTTGGGTAGGAACAGGCGAAAACAACAACCAGCGAAGTGTTGGTTATGGAGATGGTATCTACAAATCCGAAGATGGTGGCGCCTCCTGGACCCACATGGGCCTGAAGAACTCTGAGCACATTGGTTCTATCGTGGTTGACCCTGAAAACTCTAATCGCATCTATGTAGCTGCCATTGGTCCTCTTTGGAGCAAAGGAGGTGATCGCGGGCTATATCTCTCCGAAGATGGAGGGCAGACCTGGGAAGCGACGCTTACTGTCGATGATCACACGGGAGTCAATGAGGTAATTGTTCACCCAGAGGACCCTAACACCCTGTACGCTACAACCTTACAGCGCAGAAGACATGTCTTTACATACATTGGCGGCGGACCTGGCTCAGCTATCTACAAGAGCTCGGACAAAGGCAAGACCTGGAAAAAGATCAATAAAGGCCTTCCTGGTGTAGACTTAGGAAGAATTGGATTAGCCATCTCTCCTGCTAACCCTGAAGTGATTTACGCCATTGTAGAAGCAGCTCAGGGCAAAGGTGGATTTTATCGATCCACCAATCGTGGTGCCAGCTGGCAAAAACAAGGTGGTTATTCCAGCAGTGGTAATTACTATCAGGAAATTGTTGCTGATCCCAAGGATGTAAATACCATCTATTCTATGAATACCTGGCTGCAAGTGTCCAGAGATGGTGGTAAAACTTTCAAAGTTCTCGGTGAAGACTCCAAGCACGTCGACAATCACTGCATGTGGATCGATCCGGATGATACAAATCATTTCCTGGTCGGATGTGATGGGGGTATTTACGAAAGTTTTGATGCCGCTAAAACATGGCATTACAAACACAATTTGCCAATCACGCAGTTCTACAAAGTTGCGCTCGATAATGCGGAACCATTCTACAACATATATGGGGGTACCCAGGATAACTTCAGCATGGGGGGACCATCTCGAACTATTTCCGGAAATGGCATCCCCAACAGCGACTGGTACATGACCCATGGTGGTGACGGCTTTGAATCACAGGTTGACCCAACCAATCCGGACATTGTCTATGCACAATCACAATATGGATTTTTGGTACGTTACGACAGACAAAGCGGTGAAGAAGTTGGGATCAAACCTCAGGCCAGAAAAGGAGAAAAATCTTATCGTTGGAATTGGGATGCACCATTGCACATCAGTGCGCACAATCCCGCACGCATCTATTTCTCGGCCAATAAAGTATTCCGAAGCAATGACCGTGGCAATAATTGGGATGTATTGAGCGATGACCTGACCCAACAGATCAACAGAAATGAACTGAAAGTAATGGACCGGGTATGGGGCATCGATGCAGTCGCTAAAAATGGGAGCACCTCTCCTTACGGCACCATTGTGGCATTCCACGAATCTCCGATCAATGAAAACTTACTGGTAGTCGGAACAGACGATGGACTCGTACAGGTCACCACAGACAGTGGTGACAATTGGAAAACCGTATCGAGCATTCCTGGCGCACCATCCAGAAGCTACGTGAACGCGGTATTGGCTTCTCAGCATGATGAAAATGTAATCTATGTCTTGTTTAACCATCACAAATACGGTGATTTCAAACCTTATGTATTCAAGTCAACTGATCTTGGAAACACGTGGACTTCCATTACCAACAACTTGCCTGAGCGTGGTTCAAGCTACACCATTGCGGAAGACCATGTCGATCCCAACCTGCTTTTCGTAGGGACAGAATTTGGTGCTTTCTTCTCTCCTACAGGTGGTTCCGAATGGAAGCAGTTAAAAGCTGGCTTACCCACCATTGCTGTCCGAGACATTGCTTTACAACCCAGAGAAAATGACCTGGTACTTGGAACATTCGGAAGAGGGTTCTACGTGCTGGATGATTACAGCGCTTTGAGAGGTATTGGTTCGAAACTAGACAGTGATGGATTCCTGGCGTCCGTTCGTGACCCTCTGCTTTATCTTCCTAAAATGCCTTTGGGACTTCCAGGGCAAGGATTTCAGGGTGACAGCTACTATCGAGGGGAAAACTTACCAGCTGTAGCAATGTTCACTTACTATTTGAAGGATGCGCCGAAGACCGCCAAAGATGAACGGCAAAAAGCGGAATCTAAGAACAAGAAAGATGGTAAGGACAATGCCTACCCTACCTATGATGACCTGAAAGCAGAACGTTCTGAAGAAGCCCCACACCTGCTGTTCACAGTAACGGATGCCTCTGGCAACATTGTTCGTAAGATCACACGAAAACCATCTAAAGGATTGAACAGAATTCGTTGGGACATGCGATTCGGACATGATAGTCCGATCAGTTTGCGTGGCCCTTCTTTTTACAATCCATTTGCCGGTAAACCCGAGGGAAATTTAGTCGCTCCCGGACAGTATACGGTTACACTTTCCATGTATGAAAAGGGTGCCTTCACGACTGTTGGTGAGCCCGTTAGCTTTACAATCAAAGCCCTCAATAACAGCGTATTAGGGGCACAAAATCGCGACGAGAAACTTGCCTTTCAGCGTGCTGTGAATGAATTGCAGCGTCAGGTTTCGTCTGTCCAGCGACGTATGTCCGAGATGAGCAATCAGATGCGACACATCGAAAAGGCCATCCTGCTAACCGAAGCGGATCAGGAAGCAATGTTCACTGCATATGTATCTTTGAAAACGTCTCTAAGTGATTTGCAAACAGAATTGAATGGAGACCGTACAGCAGGAACTCTGGACATTGATCAGATCCCAACCGTAGCTTCCAGAATTGGACTACTGAACTATGAACAGTTCAATACTACTTCTACTCCAACGGGGACACATAAAAGGGTATTTGAAATTGCTTCGGAAGAGTTCAACCCGATCAAAGCCAAACTGGATGCGTTGATCAGCGGACCATTCAAAGATCTCCAAGATAAGCTAGAAGCGGCAGGCGCACCGTATACGCCATATCGCATTGAAGAGTGA